Part of the Pseudomonas sp. ADAK13 genome is shown below.
GGCCAGAACGACATCGTGCAGCGCCAGACCGGCGCGTACCTGGCCACACGCTTGAAACCCACCGACGACCTGTCTGTGATTCTCGGCACCCGTGTGAGCAATTTCAGCGGCACCGACAACACCGACTTCTATGACCCGACCAAGGCTGACAACCGCCTCACCTACCGCCAGACCGGCATCGTCACGCCCTATGCCGGCATCGTCTTCGACCTCAATGACATCTGGTCGGTCTACACCAGCTACACCAAGATCTACAAGCCGCAAAACAGCAAGGACGCCGACCGCAAGTTGCTTGATCCGATTGAAGGCGACACCTATGAAGCCGGGCTCAAGGCGGCGTTTTTCGACGGCCGCCTGAACGCCAGCTTTGCCGCGTTCCGCATCGAACAGGACAACGTCGCGCAGTACGTCTCCGGGTTTGAAACCGACTCGGTGTATCGCCCGATTGCCGGCGCCACCACCAAGGGCTTTGAAGTCGAACTGGCCGGTGAAGTGCTGGACGGCTGGAACGTCTCGGCGGGCTATACCTATCAGCACACCCGTGACGCCAACGGTGACTATGTCTACGGTTCTGTGCTGCAAACCACCACGCCCCAGCAAGTGGTGCGGCTGTTCAACACCTATCGCCTGCCCGGCGCCCTGGAGAACCTCACCGTGGGCGGCGGCGTGAACTGGCAGAGCGAGTTCTTCGGCAACGTGTTCCAGCCGGATCCCAATGACGCGGTGAATTTCGGCCACAACTCACGCATTACCCAGGACAGCTACTTCCTGGTCGACCTCATGGCGCGCTACCGCTTCAACGAGCACCTGAGCACCACGTTGAACGTGAAAAACCTGTTCGACAAAAAGTACTACACCGGCCTTGGCAACTTCGGCACCGGTTTTTACGGCGAGCCGCGCAGCCTGCAATTGGCGACCCGCTGGGATTTCTGACCTGACGGCCATGGCGGCTGCGCCCATGGCTGTGTAATGATCTGCGCTCGATCTTGCTCGGGATGGAGCTGCAGACATGTCGCTGAACGCCATTGACCCACTGTCACGGGCACCACGCTTCTGGCGCGATGAGGCCCTGCCTTTTATCGAGGCCCGGACCATCTCCGATGGGCGCAAGGTCTGCTATACCCGGCATTCCCATGAACACTTTTCCATCGGCGCAATCACCGCTGGCAAAAGCCTGTACATCAATGGCCAGTCCACCTTCCAGATCAGCGCCGGCACGGTGGTGCTGATGAACCCTGGCGATGTCCACGCCTGCAATCCCCTCTACGATCAGCCCTGGTCGTATCACATGCTGTACATCGACACGGCCTGGCTGACGGACCTGCAGCACCAGCTCGGTTTCAGCAGCGACGAAGGCTTTCGCGCCTTTACCGCCACTCATACCCGTGACGTCGTGCTATATGACGGCTTGATCGAACTGTATGAAGTCCTGGTCGACGAGCAGGCCGAACACCTGCACAAGCAGAGCGCCGTGGTGAGTTTTTTCACCGAAGTGCAGCAACGCCTTAACCCCTCGACAACGCCGATACGCGAGGTGAATCACAAGCTGGAGCGGGCCGCCGAGTACATTCGCGAACACTGCACCGAGGCCCTGAAGCTGGAGGACATTTGCCAGGCCGCCGAACTGTCGCCGTCGTACCTGATCCGCGCGTTCAAGCAGTATTACGGCATGACGCCCCACGCGTTCCTGGTCAACCGGCGCATTCAGTTTGCCCGCACCCGGTTGCGCAATGGAGAGCTGATCGCCGACGTGGCACTGGCCGCCGGGTTTGCCGACCAGGCGCATTTCCAGCGCACGTTCAAACAGCACCTGGCGGCGACGCCGGGGCAATACCGCGGCTGACTCAGGCCAGTAGCAGATACCCCACGCTGGCCACCAGCAAGGCGGCCATCGAGCGATTGAACAGGCGCATGCCCTGGGGGTTGCTCAGGTAGCGTCGCAGGAAGGTCCCGGCGTAAGCCCAGCACGCCACCGACAGGTAGCAAATCACCAGGTAGATCGTCGCAAACAGCCAGACCTGTTGCGCATCGCCATCGGCCACGAACAAGCCCATCCCCGCCACACACGCCAGCCAGGCCTTGGGATTGAGCCACTGCATGATCGCCCCATAAAGCATCGACGGTGCCGTGGCTGTGCCGTCGGCCTCCAGGCGCCCATCGTCGACCGCCAGTTTCCAGGCCATGTACAACAGGAACGCCACCCCGCCCCATTGAATCACTTGGGTCAGCAGCGGCCAGCGCACCAGCACCTCATGCAACCCCAGGCCGATCAGCACCAGCAGCAAGGTGAACCCCAGCGCCGCCCCGGACACATGCTTTTGGCTGGCGGCAAACCCGAAGCGTGCGCCTGAACTGATGGCCACCACATTCACCGGTCCCGGCGTGATGGACGTGGCCAGGGCGAAGGCGGCCATGGAAATGATCAAGCTCATTGCGGTTCCTTTTTCTTGTGATGGGTGACGACGGGACTACGGTAAAGCGCGATCCGGTTGGGGTATTGAAGAAAATAACCCTGCCCGCACTATTTTGTATACATCTGTAGACTTATTCCCTTTTCAGTCCTAGAGTGGGTCCGGCACCCCTTCCCACACGCTGGAGAAACACATGGCAGAAACCGTCCTGGTCACCGGTGGCACCGGCTACATCGCCGGCTGGTGCATCGCGGGCCTGTTGCAACAGGGTTATCACGTACGCGCCAGCGTGCGCAGCCTGTCCAGGGAACCGGCGTTGCGCGCCGCCTTGAGCCGCCTTGCCGTGGACCCCACTCACCTGAGCTGCTTCGCCGCCGACCTGACCCGTGACGACGGCTGGGACGACGCCCTGCGCGGTTGCGACTACGTGCTGCACGTGGCCTCCCCCCTGGGCCTGGACGCGCCGCAAACCATTGACGAGATGATCACCCCGGCCCGCGACGGCACCCTGCGTATCCTGCGGGCCGCCACACGGGCTGGCGTGCGTCGGGTGGTGATGACCAGCGCCGCCACGGTTGCCACCCCGCCGCTGCAAGGCCCCGACAGCCTGAGCGACGAGTCCGTATGGTTTGACCCCGCCGAAACCAACGTCACCCCTTACCGGCAAGCCAAGCGCCAAGCCGAACGGGCTGCCTGGGACTTCATCGCCGAGCAGTCGGGCAGCACCACACTGACCACGATTTTGCCGGGCGCGGTGTTCGGGCCGATCATGGGCGCCGACAACCTCGGCTCAGTCCAGGTCATTGCCCGCCTGCTGCAGGGTCGGGCCAAGGGCAACCCGCGCCTGGGGTTCGAGGTGGTGGACGTTCGCGACCTGGCCGAACTGCACATCCGCGCCATGACCCTGCCGGAGGCGGCTTCACAGCGGTTTCTGGCAGTGGGTGAATTCCTGTGGATGGCGCAGCTATCCGGCTTGCTGCGCACCGAATTGGGCGCGGCGGCGAGCAAGGTACCCACCCGCGATATTCCGGATTGGCTGTTGCGCGTGCTGGCACGCTTCGACCCGCTGCTGCGCGGCCTCACCCCGAACCTGGGCCGGGCCCATCGCCATAGCGCCGAAAAAGCCCGGCACCTGTTCGGCTGGCAAACCCGCCCCGCCCGTACAACCGTGATCGACTGCGCCCGCAGCCTGATCCACTACAAGGCGCTATAGACGTTTTTATTCCATTGATATAACTGCATTTTTTTCTTTGAGCGGGGCATTTTCGATAGACAAAAATGCGTTTGGGCCGGGCCTGGCCGGTGCTAGAGTCCAGCGCTTACCCACCCGATGGATCACTGCAAAAAGGAATCGCCATGTCACGTCGCTTATTGGCAGCTGCCTGCCTGTTGCTGTCTTTCTCTGCGGTCCAGGCCGCCGAACGTTGGGAAACCCTGCCACCCACCCCGGCACCGATTGCCGGCGCCAAGACCGGCTATGCAGCGGTCAACGGCATCAAGGTCTACTACACCAAAACCGGCCACGGCTCGCCGGTGATCCTGCTGCATGGCGGCTTGTCCAATTCCGACTACTGGGGCAACCAGGTGAGAGCGCTGGCGGCCAAGCACACGGTGATCAGCCTCGACAGCCGTGGCCACGGGCGCAGTTCGCGGGACGAGAAGCCCTACGGTTACGACCTGATGGCCGACGATGTGGTCGCCGTGCTCGATACCCTGAAAATCCCCCGCGCCGATATCGTCGGCTGGAGCGATGGTGCGATCATCGGCATCGACCTCGCGCTGCGTCATCCCGACCGTATCAACAAGGTATTTGCCTTTGCCGCCAACACCCAGACCGCCGGGGTCAAGGATGGCGTGGAGAAGAACCCGACCTTCGCCGCCTTCATCGAACGGGCCGGCAAGGAGTACGGCAAGCTGTCGCCGACGCCGAAAGAGTACGACGCGTTTGTCGAGCAGATCAGCCACATGTGGGCCAGCCAACCGAACTGGACCGACGCGCAACTGGCGTCCATCAAGACGCCGATCCTGATTGTCGACGGTGACCATGATGAGGCGATCAAGCGTGAGCACACCGAATACATGGCCACGACGATTCCGGGCGCAGGCCTGCTGATTCTGCCGAACACCAGCCACTTTGCGTTCCTGCAAGACCCGACGTTGTTCAATGCGGCACTGC
Proteins encoded:
- a CDS encoding AraC family transcriptional regulator → MSLNAIDPLSRAPRFWRDEALPFIEARTISDGRKVCYTRHSHEHFSIGAITAGKSLYINGQSTFQISAGTVVLMNPGDVHACNPLYDQPWSYHMLYIDTAWLTDLQHQLGFSSDEGFRAFTATHTRDVVLYDGLIELYEVLVDEQAEHLHKQSAVVSFFTEVQQRLNPSTTPIREVNHKLERAAEYIREHCTEALKLEDICQAAELSPSYLIRAFKQYYGMTPHAFLVNRRIQFARTRLRNGELIADVALAAGFADQAHFQRTFKQHLAATPGQYRG
- a CDS encoding LysE family translocator — its product is MSLIISMAAFALATSITPGPVNVVAISSGARFGFAASQKHVSGAALGFTLLLVLIGLGLHEVLVRWPLLTQVIQWGGVAFLLYMAWKLAVDDGRLEADGTATAPSMLYGAIMQWLNPKAWLACVAGMGLFVADGDAQQVWLFATIYLVICYLSVACWAYAGTFLRRYLSNPQGMRLFNRSMAALLVASVGYLLLA
- a CDS encoding NAD-dependent epimerase/dehydratase family protein, producing the protein MAETVLVTGGTGYIAGWCIAGLLQQGYHVRASVRSLSREPALRAALSRLAVDPTHLSCFAADLTRDDGWDDALRGCDYVLHVASPLGLDAPQTIDEMITPARDGTLRILRAATRAGVRRVVMTSAATVATPPLQGPDSLSDESVWFDPAETNVTPYRQAKRQAERAAWDFIAEQSGSTTLTTILPGAVFGPIMGADNLGSVQVIARLLQGRAKGNPRLGFEVVDVRDLAELHIRAMTLPEAASQRFLAVGEFLWMAQLSGLLRTELGAAASKVPTRDIPDWLLRVLARFDPLLRGLTPNLGRAHRHSAEKARHLFGWQTRPARTTVIDCARSLIHYKAL
- a CDS encoding alpha/beta fold hydrolase, whose product is MSRRLLAAACLLLSFSAVQAAERWETLPPTPAPIAGAKTGYAAVNGIKVYYTKTGHGSPVILLHGGLSNSDYWGNQVRALAAKHTVISLDSRGHGRSSRDEKPYGYDLMADDVVAVLDTLKIPRADIVGWSDGAIIGIDLALRHPDRINKVFAFAANTQTAGVKDGVEKNPTFAAFIERAGKEYGKLSPTPKEYDAFVEQISHMWASQPNWTDAQLASIKTPILIVDGDHDEAIKREHTEYMATTIPGAGLLILPNTSHFAFLQDPTLFNAALLDFLDSK